The region GGTCAGAGACGATCGCAGGTTCGATGTTCACGGGGCTCTCCCTTCCTCCACCCTGTCTGCGACGACTTGCGAACATGGCGGACCCATCATACCCGCCGAATCAGCATCAGCCCACACCCGAAGCCCTTGGCCGGGCCGAAGCCCTGGCGGAGTTGCTCGCCGAAACGAGTGGGATCGACGACTCGCAGGACGCCGGTGAAGTCCACGGTACTCAGGCGGATGGTCTTCCCGCCGCCCTTTCGGAACTCGTGCTGGCGATAGGCGTCGGCCCGGACGCTCTCGACGCGAAAGCCTGACTTCTCGGACCGCTCTTCGAGCCACCGGCCGGCGGCCGCCTGCATGAGCTCCGCCTCCAGGGGCCACTCGGCGCGGGGGACTGCCTGGAGCTTCAAGCGGTGCTTCTCCTCCATGACCACGTCGTGGCGTTTCCCGGCCCTCGTCCGCACAGGGTTTGCGCGA is a window of Thermodesulfobacteriota bacterium DNA encoding:
- the cas6e gene encoding type I-E CRISPR-associated protein Cas6/Cse3/CasE; its protein translation is MYFSRITVRPDAGRAGAFWSAFRSPYSLHKAVWGLFGDHPDRERDFLYQVTEGAGPPVVYALSARPPAEENELWSAQSKPFAPILDAGTRLGFLLRANPVRTRAGKRHDVVMEEKHRLKLQAVPRAEWPLEAELMQAAAGRWLEERSEKSGFRVESVRADAYRQHEFRKGGGKTIRLSTVDFTGVLRVVDPTRFGEQLRQGFGPAKGFGCGLMLIRRV